A single window of Symphalangus syndactylus isolate Jambi chromosome 4, NHGRI_mSymSyn1-v2.1_pri, whole genome shotgun sequence DNA harbors:
- the LOC129480188 gene encoding serine/threonine-protein kinase N2-like, which translates to MASNPERGLILLTELQGDSRSLPFSENVSAVQKLDFSDTMVQRKLDDIKDRIKREIRKELKIKEGAENLRKVTTDKKSLAHVDNILKKSNKKLEELHHELQELNAHSVVSDPEDITDCPRTPDIPNSDPRCSTSNNRSKAPFASGGRAQVRNPYRSAMASNPERGLILLTELQGDSRSLPFSENVSAVQTLDFSDTMVQQKLDDIKDRIKREIRKELKIKEGAENLRKVTTDKKSLAYVDNILKKSNKKLEELHHELQELNAHIVVSDPEEVTFFNPVIERRPKLQKQKKIFSKQQGKRFLRIPQMNINIATWGRPVRRVSPTVKHSGTFSPEDPVPTTVPVVEVHIPKLAPPASDSTVTKLDFDLEPEPPPSPPRASSLGEIDESSELRVLDTPGQDSETAFDTENDRNTMLPKSQSEYKPDTPQSGLEYSGIQELEDRRCQQRFQCNLQDFRCYAVLGRGNFGKVLLAEYKHTNEMFAIKALKKGDIVARHEVDSLMCEKRIFETVNSVRHPFLVNLFACFQTKEHVCFVMEYAAGGDLLMHIINTGVFSEPRAVFYAACIVLGLQYLHEHKIAHRDLKLENLLLDTEGFVKIADFGLCKQGMGYGDRTSTFCGNAECLAPEVLTETSYTRAVDWWGLGVLIYEMLVGKPPFPGDDEEKVFDSIVNDEVRYPRSLSTEATSIMRRLLRRNPELRLGASEKDAADVKKHPFFQLIDWRALMDKKVKPPFIPAIKGREDVSHFSDEFTSKAPILTPPQEQRILSEEEQEMFRDFDYTADWC; encoded by the coding sequence ATGGCGTCCAACCCCGAACGGGGGTTGATTCTGCTCACAGAACTGCAGGGGGACTCCCGAAGTCTTCCGTTTTCTGAGAATGTGAGTGCTGTTCAAAAATTAGACTTTTCAGATACGATGGTGCAGCGGAAATTGGACGATATCAAGGATcgaattaagagagaaataaggaaagaactgaaaatcaaagaaGGAGCTGAAAATCTGAGGAAAGTCACAACAGATAAAAAAAGCTTGGCTCATGtagacaacattttgaaaaaatcaaataaaaaattagaagaactaCATCACGAGCTGCAGGAATTAAATGCACATAGTGTTGTATCAGATCCAGAAGATATTACGGATTGCCCGAGGACTCCAGATATTCCAAATAGTGACCCTCGTTGTTCTACTAGCAACAATAGATCGAAGGCTCCCTTCGCCAGCGGCGGCCGCGCCCAGGTGCGAAATCCATACCGGAGCGCGATGGCGTCCAACCCCGAACGGGGGTTGATTCTGCTCACAGAACTGCAGGGGGACTCCCGAAGTCTTCCGTTTTCTGAGAATGTGAGTGCTGTTCAAACATTAGACTTTTCAGATACAATGGTGCAGCAGAAATTGGATGATATCAAGGATcgaattaagagagaaataaggaaagaactgaaaatcaaagaaGGAGCTGAAAATCTGAGGAAAGTCACAACAGATAAAAAAAGCTTGGCTTATGtagacaacattttgaaaaaatcaaataaaaaattagaagaactaCACCACGAGCTGCAGGAATTAAATGCACATATTGTTGTATCAGATCCAGAAGAGGTTACCTTTTTTAATCCAGTTATTGAAAGAAGACcaaaacttcaaaaacaaaagaaaattttttcaaagcaaCAAGGCAAAAGATTTCTCAGAATTCCTCAAATGAATATTAATATTGCCACTTGGGGAAGGCCAGTAAGAAGAGTTAGTCCTACAGTAAAACATTCTGGCACCTTCAGCCCTGAAGATCCTGTGCCTACTACAGTGCCAGTGGTTGAAGTACACATCCCTAAACTAGCACCTCCAGCTAGTGATTCTACAGTAACCAAATTGGACTTTGATCTTGAGCCTGAACCTCCTCCATCCCCACCACGAGCTTCTTCCCTtggagaaatagatgaatctTCTGAATTAAGAGTTTTGGATACACCAGGACAGGATTCAGAGACTGCTTTTGATACTGAGAATGACAGAAATACTATGCTTCCAAAATCTCAATCTGAATACAAGCCTGATACTCCTCAGTCAGGCCTAGAATATAGCGGTATTCAAGAACTTGAGGATAGAAGATGTCAGCAAAGGTTTCAGTGTAATCTACAAGATTTCAGGTGTTATGCTGTCTTGGGAAGAGGAAATTTTGGAAAGGTGCTTTTAGCTgaatataaacacacaaatgagaTGTTTGCTATAAAAGCCTTAAAGAAAGGAGATATTGTGGCTCGACATGAAGTAGACAGCCTGATGtgtgaaaaaagaatttttgaaactGTGAATAGTGTAAGGCATCCCTTTTTGGTGAACCTTTTTGCATGTTTCCAAACCAAAGAGCATGTTTGCTTTGTAATGGAATACGCTGCCGGTGGGGACTTATTGATGCACATTATTAATACTGGTGTCTTTTCTGAACCAAGAGCTGTATTTTATGCTGCTTGTATAGTTCTTGGGTTGCAGTATTTACATGAACACAAAATTGCTCATAGAGATTTGAAATTGGAAAACTTATTGCTAGATACAGAGGGCTTTGTGAAAATTGCTGATTTTGGTCTTTGCAAACAAGGAATGGGATATGGAGATAGAACAAGCACATTTTGTGGCAATGCTGAATGTCTTGCCCCAGAAGTATTAACAGAAACTTCTTATACAAGGGCTGTAGATTGGTGGGGCCTTGGCGTGCTTATATATGAAATGCTTGTTGGTAAGCCTCCCTTTCCTGGTGATGATGAAGAGAAAGTTTTTGACAGTATTGTAAATGATGAAGTAAGGTATCCAAGGTCCTTATCTACAGAAGCCACTTCTATAATGAGAAGGCTGTTAAGAAGAAATCCTGAGTTGCGCCTTGGGGCTAGCGAGAAAGATGCAGCAGATGTAAAAAAGCACCCATTTTTCCAGCTAATTGATTGGCGCGCTCTGATGGACAAAAAAGTAAAGCCACCATTTATACCTGCCATAAAAGGACGAGAAGATGTCAGTCATTTTTCTGATGAATTTACCTCAAAAGCACCTATTCTGACTCCACCTCAAGAACAAAGGATACTTTCGGAAGAGGAGCAGGAAATGTTCAGAGATTTTGACTACACTGCTGATTGGTGTTAA
- the LOC129480189 gene encoding serine/threonine-protein kinase N2-like codes for MASNPERGLILLTELQGDSRSLPFSENVSAVQKLDFSDTMVQRKLDDIKDRIKREIRKELKIKEGAENLRKVTTDKKSLAHVDNILKKSNKKLEELHHELQELNAHSVVSDPEDITDCPRTPDIPNSDPRCSTSNNRSKAPFREIRKELKIKEGAENLRKVTTDKKSLAYVDNILKKSNKKLEELHHELQELNAHIVVSDPEEVTFFNPVIERRPKLQKQKKIFSKQQGKRFLRIPQMNINIATWGRPVRRVSPTVKHSGTFSPEDPVPTTVPVVEVHIPKLAPPVSDSTVTKLDFDLEPEPPPSPPRASSLGEIDESSELRVLDTPGQDSETAFDTENDRNTMLPKSQSEYKPDTPQSGLEYSGIQELEDRRCQQRFQCNLQDFRCYAVLGRGNFGKVLLAEYKHTNEMFAIKALKKGDIVARHEVDSLMCEKRIFETVNSVRHPFLVNLFACFQTKEHVCFVMEYAAGGDLLMHIINTGVFSEPRAVFYAACIVLGLQYLHEHKIAHRDLKLENLLLDTEGFVKIADFGLCKQGMGYGDRTSTFCGNAECLAPEVLTETSYTRAVDWWGLGVLIYEMLVGKPPFPGDDEEKVFDSIVNDEVRYPRSLSTEATSIMRRLLRRNPELRLGASEKDAADVKKHPFFQLIDWRALMDKKVKPPFIPAIKGREDVSHFSDEFTSKAPILTPPQEQRILSEEEQEMFRDFDYTADWC; via the exons ATGGCGTCCAACCCCGAACGGGGGTTGATTCTGCTCACAGAACTGCAGGGGGACTCCCGAAGTCTTCCGTTTTCTGAGAATGTGAGTGCTGTTCAAAAATTAGACTTTTCAGATACGATGGTGCAGCGGAAATTGGACGATATCAAGGATcgaattaagagagaaataaggaaagaactgaaaatcaaagaaGGAGCTGAAAATCTGAGGAAAGTCACAACAGATAAAAAAAGCTTGGCTCATGtagacaacattttgaaaaaatcaaataaaaaattagaagaactaCATCACGAGCTGCAGGAATTAAATGCACATAGTGTTGTATCAGATCCAGAAGATATTACGGATTGCCCGAGGACTCCAGATATTCCAAATAGTGACCCTCGTTGTTCTACTAGCAACAATAGATCGAAGGCTCCCTTC agagaaataaggaaagaactgaaaatcaaagaaGGAGCTGAAAATCTGAGGAAAGTCACAACAGATAAAAAAAGCTTGGCTTATGtagacaacattttgaaaaaatcaaataaaaaattagaagaactaCACCACGAGCTGCAGGAATTAAATGCACATATTGTTGTATCAGATCCAGAAGAGGTTACCTTTTTTAATCCAGTTATTGAAAGAAGACcaaaacttcaaaaacaaaagaaaattttttcaaagcaaCAAGGCAAAAGATTTCTCAGAATTCCTCAAATGAATATTAATATTGCCACTTGGGGAAGGCCAGTAAGAAGAGTTAGTCCTACAGTAAAACATTCTGGCACCTTCAGCCCTGAAGATCCTGTGCCTACTACAGTGCCAGTGGTTGAAGTACACATCCCTAAACTAGCACCTCCAGTTAGTGATTCTACAGTAACCAAATTGGACTTTGATCTTGAGCCTGAACCTCCTCCATCCCCACCACGAGCTTCTTCCCTtggagaaatagatgaatctTCTGAATTAAGAGTTTTGGATACACCAGGACAGGATTCAGAGACTGCTTTTGATACTGAGAATGACAGAAATACTATGCTTCCAAAATCTCAATCTGAATACAAGCCTGATACTCCTCAGTCAGGCCTAGAATATAGCGGTATTCAAGAACTTGAGGATAGAAGATGTCAGCAAAGGTTTCAGTGTAATCTACAAGATTTCAGGTGTTATGCTGTCTTGGGAAGAGGAAATTTTGGAAAGGTGCTTTTAGCTgaatataaacacacaaatgagaTGTTTGCTATAAAAGCCTTAAAGAAAGGAGATATTGTGGCTCGACATGAAGTAGACAGCCTGATGtgtgaaaaaagaatttttgaaactGTGAATAGTGTAAGGCATCCCTTTTTGGTGAACCTTTTTGCATGTTTCCAAACCAAAGAGCATGTTTGCTTTGTAATGGAATACGCTGCCGGTGGGGACTTATTGATGCACATTATTAATACTGGTGTCTTTTCTGAACCAAGAGCTGTATTTTATGCTGCTTGTATAGTTCTTGGGTTGCAGTATTTACATGAACACAAAATTGCTCATAGAGATTTGAAATTGGAAAACTTATTGCTAGATACAGAGGGCTTTGTGAAAATTGCTGATTTTGGTCTTTGCAAACAAGGAATGGGATATGGAGATAGAACAAGCACATTTTGTGGCAATGCTGAATGTCTTGCCCCAGAAGTATTAACAGAAACTTCTTATACAAGGGCTGTAGATTGGTGGGGCCTTGGCGTGCTTATATATGAAATGCTTGTTGGTAAGCCTCCCTTTCCTGGTGATGATGAAGAGAAAGTTTTTGACAGTATTGTAAATGATGAAGTAAGGTATCCAAGGTCCTTATCTACAGAAGCCACTTCTATAATGAGAAGGCTGTTAAGAAGAAATCCTGAGTTGCGCCTTGGGGCTAGCGAGAAAGATGCAGCAGATGTAAAAAAGCACCCATTTTTCCAGCTAATTGATTGGCGCGCTCTGATGGACAAAAAAGTAAAGCCACCATTTATACCTGCCATAAAAGGACGAGAAGATGTCAGTCATTTTTCTGATGAATTTACCTCAAAAGCACCTATTCTGACTCCACCTCAAGAACAAAGGATACTTTCGGAAGAGGAGCAGGAAATGTTCAGAGATTTTGACTACACTGCTGATTGGTGTTAA